The sequence below is a genomic window from Methanomicrobiales archaeon.
GGATCTCCCCGGCGGGCATATCCGCCGGATACCCCGCCGGCACCATCGATACCAGGGTATAGCGCTCCGGAACGCCCAGGAGCCTGCGGACGTCGTCTGCATAGCCCTTCTTGTCCCCGGCAACCCAGCAGGAGCCGACACCGTGCGACCACAGCCCCAGGATGAGCTGCATGGTCGCCGCGCATCCGTCCTCCAGGTAGTACTTCTGGGCTTTCTCCGCGAACACCGCGAAGCAGACCGGGGCACCGGCGATAAATCTGCCGTTGTCGGCGAGACTGGCGAGCGTGTTCAGGGTCTCCCGATCCTGGACGGTCCCGATCAGCCAGGGCTGTTCGTTCCTCGCCGTAGGAGCCTGGCGGGCGCATTCCAGGGCATCGCGGATCACCTCGGCCGGAACAGGGGTGTCGCGGTACTTCCGGATGCTCCTCCGAGACTTGATGATGGTAACGCCAAGATTCATAATCCTGCATGGGACCTTTTCAACAGTAATACCTTTCTGTAATGGTTTCTGCATCTCGCCCCGGTATGCTTCTGCGGGCTTTCGCACCCGGCGGCGTTTTGTGTGTCCGCTCGATTCAGGTTCTTCTCCCGGCACAGGCGGGTTTCGTCAGGCAGACAACCGTGATACCCTCGTCATAGCAGTGATAGGTTCGTGGTGGAGAAGACGCGGACGGGTACGAGGCCCTGCGCATCGGGACGTGAATTCTACGATGATTGTGGATGCTCCAGAGGTCTTCGGTGCCGATATACAGCACTACCGCGCACAATCATAGAAGATGGGCAAGATATTCGGAGACGCAACGGAGACGGTTGAACGAGCACGGAAGCTGAAAATCTTACACTCTCGCATTATCTCAACCAGGGGAAGCTCAAGCCTGAAATCCTCCCGTAGAGGCCATCGTACCAGCGGGGCGGTGTACGGGGATGCGCCCCCTCCCCCTCTGAACCTCCTCCCCCACAAATGCGATAGGACCCGTCCCGGTAAGAGGAGAATGAGGGCGTTGTTCCCGGATATGAATCGCCGCATCCATACTCTCCCCGTGGCAGGATGGGAACTCCAGACTCAGACCATCTCCGCTGGAGGATCGTATCGTCCCCCTCCCCTGTGCCTTGCCCCCAATCGTTGCGACAGCCTCGATGGGATGGTTTCACTCTTGAGACTCCCCCGCGCCCCCTTTCGAAGATGCGGCAGGATCGGATAGCCGCACCCCCGCTCCCATATCCGGGCCTATCCCGCGAGGGAGACCCTTCCCTCCCCGTGCCTGAAACCGGATCGCCGGCGCAGCCGGGGTGGACGGGCAGAGCCGTGCCATAGGAGTGCATCCTCCCCCATCGATATGTGCTCTGCCGGCAGCACCTGTAGATGATGACTCTCGTCCCGCCGGTCTTCGCGAGCAGGCCCGGGGATGAGGGCGTCTCGCGGGATCGCAGCGAAGCCGCAGGTGCACGAAAGGGGAAAGGCAGGATGTGTCAGGGGACGGGGAGCAGGCTCCCGATGTTCTGCAGCCCGTCCATCAGCAGCACGGTGGGGTCGATGCCGAGCGCCGGGAAGATGAAGATGAAATAGGCGATCGTCCCGAGCGTGCTGCCGATATTGGCCAGGGCGGCGACGAGCACCACGCGGAAGAGCGGGATCCTGCGCATGTCGGAGAGAGATTCCGCCTCCATGATCGCCCGGAAGTCCTTCGTCGTGGGCTTCCGTATCTTCGCCTCCACGATGGCGGAGAACCACCCGGCGGCAAGCAGCGGGTTCAGCGCCGTCAGCCAGGAGACCCCGAAGCCCGTCAGGGCGGAGAGAGGATGCCCCCCGGCGGCGAGGGCGAAGGCGGCGCAGAGCACACCGTGGATCAGCACCCAGTAGACGAGGGCGGCGACCAGCACCTCCATCCCCACGCCGGAGAAGAGCAGGGCCAGGATCAGGGTGGCGAAGAGGGCGGTGACCAGGCCTCCCAGGATCTTCGCGTAGGGGCGGGGTTTCACGTCCGCCGTCAGCGATTCCAGGGGCGGGAGCGACTGCGGATCCTCCAGGAACCGCTGGATCCCCCTGACGTGCCCGGCGCCGACCACCGCCAGAACCTTCTCGTGGGAGCGGGCGAGCATGCGGATCTTATGGGCCAGGTAGGCATCCCGCTCGTCGATCAGCGCCCGGGCGCCCCGCGGGGAGAACCGCCGGAACTCGTCGAGCGCCGCTGTCATCACGTCCTGCCGCGTCAGCTCCTCGACGTCGATCTCCTCGGTCTCCGTCGCGAGCATCGATACCGCGAGGGCGTAGAGCAGCCGCAGCTTCTCGATGAACGTCATGGCGTTGAGGAACCGCGTCAGGGTGATG
It includes:
- a CDS encoding nitroreductase family protein; the encoded protein is MNLGVTIIKSRRSIRKYRDTPVPAEVIRDALECARQAPTARNEQPWLIGTVQDRETLNTLASLADNGRFIAGAPVCFAVFAEKAQKYYLEDGCAATMQLILGLWSHGVGSCWVAGDKKGYADDVRRLLGVPERYTLVSMVPAGYPADMPAGEILVKKKDLPEITFSERYQE
- a CDS encoding TraB/GumN family protein, which translates into the protein MAEIRLVGTAHVSQKSIDEVREAMETFQPDIVAVELDPARCAALKKQGEEPSIADVFRSGNFTQLLVQWLLAHLQRRIGSEVGVEPGAEMKAAIEEAEQRSLPIALIDRDIRITLTRFLNAMTFIEKLRLLYALAVSMLATETEEIDVEELTRQDVMTAALDEFRRFSPRGARALIDERDAYLAHKIRMLARSHEKVLAVVGAGHVRGIQRFLEDPQSLPPLESLTADVKPRPYAKILGGLVTALFATLILALLFSGVGMEVLVAALVYWVLIHGVLCAAFALAAGGHPLSALTGFGVSWLTALNPLLAAGWFSAIVEAKIRKPTTKDFRAIMEAESLSDMRRIPLFRVVLVAALANIGSTLGTIAYFIFIFPALGIDPTVLLMDGLQNIGSLLPVP